The Lathyrus oleraceus cultivar Zhongwan6 chromosome 5, CAAS_Psat_ZW6_1.0, whole genome shotgun sequence genome includes the window CTTTTGAGGAATTATAGTTAACGATCTTATTCGGAATAAGAAGGTAATTGATTTGCGAGTTACTCCTTTAATGATGGTCAAAGTGATGTATTTTTCGACCATCGTTTTTCCTTTTACTATATAATCACTCTACTTCTCCATCATGGTGATTAAGAATAATCATCTTATAATCAGATAAATTTGAGGCTATTTAATTGTTGATCCAAAGAAATGGGGTAGAGTTTCATGCATTAGACATTACTATTATGATGGGCCATGCCCCCACTTGGTCATGCATCGTGTGTTTTGAAAAATCTTTTGATTTGTTGATTGATTAGCAAATTATGGAAATTCTTCCACAATAGATGTAACTGCGTGGTCCTCTTCACCATATAACCTCTTAGATAACTATGTGAAAATGCCCTTGACATTTAATGTGTCAATCTATGTTTTTTTTTGCactttttcttttgttttgtatcgaattcaaaaaaaaaattatagtGTTGATTCATTGCTCAATTACATATCCCTACTAAGattttctttcttcttcttctcaaaAGATTAATAATTAAGCAAAGAAATAACCATTAAAAGAGAGTCATGTCCAAACAAATTAATCACTTTTTTAGTGAGATAATCCTTCACACCACATCTTTCTCATTAATTAATGTCACACAAAATTACAACAAAAAAATATCCTATTCACGAGGGAAAGTGGGATAAAATGCCTTATTAAACCTAAACACAATAAAAACAACCCACAAGTTGATTTTACTCAAACCCCAAAATGTAGCTCATACTAATAGCTCTAAAATCCTCATTAACTCACTTTGATTATGACAACTACACTGCAAATCCAAACATTCACTTATGAACTTAAATTAAGATTTGACATGATTAAGAATAACTAGCCTCACACTCTCACTAGTGTCCATTGTTTACAAACCTAGCAGTAGCACCACAAGTAAGAGCTTGTGGAGGAACTTTCCCAATTTTCCCAACACCCTCAGCAAAAATAACACCCATTCCCATATGCAAATGAGGTTCAATATGACAATGAAACGCCCAAACACCTGGATTATCAGCCTTAAACCTTAAAGCTGTCCAACCATATGGAAATATAACCGCTGTGTTCCTCAAAGGCGCACGTGTCAAGTTAAAATTCTTCTCATCAATACCTGGTCTGAATTTTCCTTCTCCATATCCCAAAACCCAAAAATCATGTCCATGCAAATGCCAAGGATGAATCTCACTACCATTCCCGTTTAACTGGTTTGCATTCTGTAAGATCACATCAACAACCTCGTTTAACTGAAAAACATAAACACCGTTACCGGTAGTTGTGTTCGGATTAACCGGATTCTTAAATATGTCGTAGTCGATTGGAAATGTTCTTGGTGGCGGTTTTCTATCGAATGTGTTTTTCAGTTTAAACTTTAATGATCCTATGTAAGGTGTAACTGGTAATGTTAATGAAACATTGTTGATAGCCCATTTAGTGAAATTACCGATCAAGTTTTGTGTATTGAGGAGGAGAATTTTCTGGTGTGAATATTTTGGTGGCTGCGGTGTTCCCATTTTGGAAATGATTTGTTTTGTGAAGGCTTTGCTACGGTTGAAATCGTTCCATAATGGAGTTACTGGCGGTGGTGAAGTTGGGAAAACGGAGGCGGAGATTGTTTTGTAGTTGAGGAATGTTAAGGCTTGTGATGTGTTTGGTTTTCTTCCTCTGACGCCAATTGAGAGCCAGTAGTTTTTGTTTGGGTCTTGATCTGTTGTGAGAAGAACTGAATAGGTTTCGCCGGAGTAGATGTCGATGTCGTCGACGGCGAATGGGTGCACGTAGTTTCCATCTGCTTCCACTACAATGAGCTTGTGATTCTGCAAGAAGAGAAAGTGTGGGGTAATGTTATTTGATGAAAGAATGATATGATATATGGTGGAATTAACTAGATAATAAATTGTTGATGTTTTTTCAAAGAAACTCCTAAATTTTTATTAATTAAGGAAGTTAAACTAATTTTACctattatttaatattatttcGTGAGAATAATCAAGATTTTAGATTGACAATATCCAGTATCATCTGCTATATTATTTTAGGAGCGTTGATATTAATATAAATTTTGAAACTTTAAAACTTTTAAGATATATGTCTTTCGGGTCCGCTCCACCCCCTTATTGTATTATTTTAGAGATTTTGTGGGGCAACTCTAATCAATCAAGACCGATAGACATATGTCTACTTCGTCGTCCCATTGTAGAGATTTTGCATCTCAGACCTAATCGAGACGGAAGTACTACTTTGTTAAACGAATATATTTGTCTTTGTTTAGGGTGACAAACCAACGAATCCATCCCGTTTAGCTCCATTTCATAAAAGTCTACAAGAAAATAGATCGGAACATGAATAATATAATTAAAGATGCGAGTCTAAATCCTTAATCTATGTTTTTTCAACCCTACTAATGCCTTAATCCGCCTTGGAATAAATTGCAGGTGGAGCATGTTTTTTCAACCCTACTAATGCAAGCACATGTGAGTTGAAAATTAAACTATTATTAACACTCATTAAATAACGGAAGTACCGTTTTAGCACTCCTAATACAAGCCATGTGAGTTGAGAAGTAAACTATCATTAACACTAATTTAATATCCGGGATTTGCTGTTAAAAGCTACCCCACTTGTTATGTCAAGTGTCAAGAACTGATTCCTTTTCTATTTTATTGGTTTCAAAATTGATTCCTTTTTTTATTTGGTGGGAAGTAGGAACAACGAAATATCTACGAAAAAGCTAATTTTACGACAGCTACTTAATGGTATATAATTAAGATGCGCATAATGAATTATTACAGTACCAGGAATAATGGCTTTAAAAATAGACACACAAACAAATTAGAATATGACAAAATAATATAAACGTTAAGAAGAAAGAAACAC containing:
- the LOC127083556 gene encoding L-ascorbate oxidase, with translation MSLSKTAFVWFLWLGLLELSYGATIRHYNFDVEYMIKKPDCLEHVVMGINGQFPGPTISAQVGDTLAIALTNKLSTEGTVIHWHGIRQIDTPWADGTAAISQCAINPGETFHYRFKVDRPGTYFYHGHYGMQRAAGLYGSLIVNLPENQTEPFHYDGEFNLLLSDWWHKSSHEQEVGLSSAPLRWIGEPQSLLINGRGQFNCSLAAKFVNTSLPQCNFKGGEECAPQILHVEPKKTYRIRIASTTSLASLNLAISNHKLIVVEADGNYVHPFAVDDIDIYSGETYSVLLTTDQDPNKNYWLSIGVRGRKPNTSQALTFLNYKTISASVFPTSPPPVTPLWNDFNRSKAFTKQIISKMGTPQPPKYSHQKILLLNTQNLIGNFTKWAINNVSLTLPVTPYIGSLKFKLKNTFDRKPPPRTFPIDYDIFKNPVNPNTTTGNGVYVFQLNEVVDVILQNANQLNGNGSEIHPWHLHGHDFWVLGYGEGKFRPGIDEKNFNLTRAPLRNTAVIFPYGWTALRFKADNPGVWAFHCHIEPHLHMGMGVIFAEGVGKIGKVPPQALTCGATARFVNNGH